In Hwangdonia lutea, a single window of DNA contains:
- a CDS encoding antibiotic biosynthesis monooxygenase family protein, producing MKTEFKPYYAVIFTSTHPDNFRDENIDGYSEMSEKMEILAKQQNGFLGMDSARNAVGITVSYWDSLEAIKNWKQQSEHVQAQQKGRQDWYSWYNVKICKVEREYEFKTTSSSDF from the coding sequence ATGAAAACAGAATTTAAACCCTATTACGCCGTAATTTTCACCTCAACACATCCTGATAACTTTCGGGATGAAAACATTGATGGCTATTCTGAAATGTCAGAAAAAATGGAAATCCTCGCCAAACAACAGAACGGTTTTTTAGGAATGGATAGCGCGCGAAACGCCGTTGGAATTACAGTGAGTTACTGGGACAGTTTAGAAGCTATAAAAAACTGGAAACAGCAAAGTGAACATGTACAAGCACAACAAAAAGGACGACAAGATTGGTACAGTTGGTATAACGTTAAAATTTGCAAAGTAGAACGCGAGTATGAATTTAAAACCACCTCGTCTTCAGATTTTTAA
- a CDS encoding CvpA family protein has product MGVIDIVLAALILYGLIRGFLKGFFVEVASLIALVAGVYGAIHFSNFAADFLQTKVEWNEKTINIVAFAITFVVIVLAIALAGKALTKLADFAALGIINKFLGGVFGAIKIALILSVVLNIFDKMNSTITFVDEEQVNDTVLYEPVKGLVPMIFPSILTLKEEVATRENEA; this is encoded by the coding sequence ATGGGTGTTATAGACATTGTGTTAGCTGCTTTAATTTTATATGGGCTGATTCGCGGTTTTTTGAAAGGCTTTTTTGTTGAGGTGGCATCACTTATTGCATTGGTTGCAGGTGTTTATGGCGCTATACATTTTAGTAATTTTGCTGCCGATTTTTTACAGACCAAAGTAGAATGGAATGAAAAAACCATAAATATTGTCGCTTTTGCCATAACTTTTGTGGTTATAGTTTTGGCTATTGCCTTAGCAGGAAAGGCACTAACCAAATTAGCGGACTTTGCCGCGCTTGGTATTATCAATAAATTTTTAGGCGGTGTTTTTGGAGCTATAAAAATAGCGCTTATTTTAAGTGTGGTATTGAATATTTTTGATAAAATGAATAGTACCATTACGTTTGTTGACGAAGAACAAGTAAATGATACTGTGCTTTACGAGCCTGTAAAGGGGTTGGTGCCCATGATTTTTCCGAGTATATTAACACTTAAGGAAGAGGTCGCGACTCGTGAGAATGAGGCTTAA
- a CDS encoding T9SS type B sorting domain-containing protein codes for MLVVFKLQAQLGFCSGNSGDPIFTETFGTGTTSSPLPAGTTSYTFAGGSPSDGFYTVSSDTNFFDWHDIEDHTPNDTDGRMLVVNADYTAGEFYRTTISGLCENTTYEFSSWMINLLPSTTQCANGGIPINVKFEIWDNTDTNLLASGDTGDINGTSSPNWLQYALVFQTLPAQTSVILKMLNNGVGGCGNDLAIDDIVFKSCGDAVIIENPANNINTFVCEDQLPYATQLTAIPDFAIFSTHFYQWQESSDGINWIDIAGETNQSYTTSLINSTTFYRVKIAEDAINLTNDSCNSTSEIFEIQVIPLPNAPTSNGDLMICENDDTPLSVTVPIGVRVNWYDASVGGNLLQANSTVYNPNGVSGIYYAEAETVNGNCISTSRTAVEINYYPIPQVQDETLEFCENTTLDLQANASNATSYLWSTGEITETITVNAPGIYSVQVTNNNCSVAKTITVTQINNPVIENVTSDGNDIIVNATSNTGNLLYSLNGNIFQPNNTFFNVDGGLYTIYVKDRDCSFITTQSYLHFYIPKFFTPNNDGDNDAFNLKGIEYYASSQVFIFDRYGKLLKSSRNSSFSWNGTFNNQQLPTDDYWYVVVIDGQKFTGHVTLKR; via the coding sequence ATGCTAGTGGTCTTTAAGTTACAAGCACAATTGGGGTTTTGTAGCGGAAATTCCGGCGACCCTATTTTTACCGAAACTTTTGGTACGGGAACAACAAGTTCGCCATTACCTGCAGGAACAACATCATACACGTTTGCAGGAGGATCGCCGAGTGATGGGTTTTACACCGTTTCGAGCGACACTAATTTTTTTGATTGGCATGATATTGAAGACCATACGCCGAACGATACAGACGGAAGAATGCTAGTGGTTAATGCCGATTATACCGCTGGAGAATTTTACAGAACTACGATAAGCGGATTATGCGAAAACACCACTTACGAGTTCTCGTCGTGGATGATTAATTTGCTGCCCAGCACAACGCAGTGTGCCAATGGCGGCATTCCCATAAATGTGAAATTTGAAATTTGGGACAACACAGACACCAATCTTTTGGCAAGCGGCGATACAGGAGATATAAACGGAACATCAAGCCCGAACTGGTTACAATATGCTTTGGTGTTTCAAACCTTGCCGGCTCAAACATCGGTGATTTTAAAGATGCTGAACAATGGTGTTGGCGGATGCGGAAACGATTTGGCTATTGATGATATTGTGTTTAAATCTTGTGGCGATGCCGTAATTATTGAGAACCCAGCAAATAACATAAATACCTTTGTGTGCGAAGACCAATTGCCCTATGCCACACAATTAACGGCAATTCCAGATTTTGCTATTTTTTCAACTCATTTTTATCAGTGGCAAGAAAGTTCAGATGGCATAAATTGGATTGATATTGCGGGGGAAACCAATCAAAGTTACACCACTTCACTTATAAACAGCACAACATTTTACAGAGTAAAAATTGCAGAAGATGCCATTAATTTAACAAACGATTCGTGTAATTCTACCTCCGAAATATTCGAAATTCAAGTCATTCCACTTCCCAATGCGCCAACAAGTAATGGTGATTTAATGATTTGCGAAAATGACGATACACCACTTTCAGTAACTGTTCCAATAGGCGTGCGGGTTAATTGGTACGATGCCTCTGTTGGCGGAAACCTTCTTCAAGCAAATAGTACCGTATATAACCCAAATGGTGTTTCGGGCATCTATTATGCCGAAGCTGAAACCGTTAACGGGAATTGTATTTCAACCTCAAGAACCGCTGTAGAAATTAACTATTATCCAATTCCGCAAGTACAAGACGAAACCCTTGAGTTTTGCGAAAACACAACCCTGGATTTACAGGCCAATGCCAGTAATGCCACCTCATATTTGTGGAGCACTGGCGAAATTACCGAAACCATTACTGTTAACGCGCCAGGGATTTATAGCGTACAGGTCACCAACAATAATTGCTCGGTTGCAAAAACCATAACCGTTACGCAAATTAACAATCCGGTAATAGAAAATGTAACGTCCGATGGCAACGATATTATTGTCAATGCTACCTCAAACACCGGAAATTTGTTGTATTCATTAAACGGAAACATCTTCCAGCCCAACAACACTTTTTTTAATGTTGATGGTGGTTTATATACCATTTATGTAAAAGATCGCGATTGCTCATTCATCACTACGCAATCGTATTTACACTTTTATATACCTAAATTTTTTACACCAAATAACGATGGCGATAACGATGCCTTCAATTTAAAAGGTATCGAATATTACGCAAGCTCACAAGTCTTTATTTTTGACAGATACGGAAAGCTTTTAAAAAGTTCGAGAAACAGTTCATTTTCATGGAACGGCACGTTTAACAACCAACAATTGCCAACCGACGATTATTGGTATGTTGTTGTAATAGACGGGCAAAAATTTACGGGACACGTTACTTTAAAGCGCTAA
- a CDS encoding YqjF family protein — protein sequence MKSADILKQKLHRPFEYPKRPWKFYQEWNNAVFLHWEVDETLIEPLLPKTIQLDSINGKTWVSLVAFNMNNIGVKTLPKIPHISDFYEINIRVYVVCNHKPSVYFLSMEGSKRSSCKVLKALSKFPYRYSKMKRKGSIFQSKNAEFNDAFHLEYRLENDSVKKDKTDLWLTERYAVFQDYKKHIIEYDVHHVEWPMQNIMIENLKIDYPRFNHLLDNKPDRIHYSKGVKVLTWNRKNLPMH from the coding sequence ATGAAATCGGCTGATATATTAAAACAAAAGTTACACCGACCGTTTGAATACCCCAAACGCCCTTGGAAATTTTACCAAGAATGGAACAATGCCGTTTTTTTACATTGGGAAGTCGATGAAACATTGATTGAACCCCTGCTTCCAAAAACCATTCAATTGGATAGCATTAACGGAAAAACATGGGTGAGTTTAGTGGCTTTTAACATGAATAATATTGGTGTAAAAACTTTGCCGAAAATACCTCATATTTCTGATTTTTACGAAATAAATATTCGAGTTTATGTGGTTTGCAATCATAAACCAAGTGTTTACTTTTTAAGTATGGAAGGCAGTAAACGCTCGTCTTGTAAAGTGCTAAAAGCATTGTCAAAATTCCCGTATCGCTATTCGAAAATGAAAAGAAAAGGCTCTATTTTTCAATCGAAAAATGCCGAGTTTAATGATGCGTTTCACCTTGAATATCGATTAGAAAATGATTCTGTTAAAAAAGACAAAACCGATTTGTGGCTCACCGAACGCTATGCTGTTTTTCAAGATTATAAGAAACACATTATTGAGTACGATGTGCATCATGTGGAATGGCCTATGCAAAATATAATGATTGAAAACCTAAAAATTGACTACCCGAGATTTAATCACCTTCTTGATAACAAACCTGATAGAATACACTATTCAAAAGGAGTTAAGGTATTGACTTGGAACAGGAAAAATTTGCCAATGCATTAA
- the pheS gene encoding phenylalanine--tRNA ligase subunit alpha, translating into MIDKIKALIAEAETFKAQSKEEVEAFRIKYLGSKGLLKGFYSELKNVANDQKKEFGQTINTLKKTAEDKVNALKQELESKEEVKGIFGDLSRPGEPIQIGARHPISIVKNQIIDIFAGIGFNVSEGPEIEDDWHNFTALNLPEYHPARDMQDTFFIQTNPDILLRTHTSSVQVRYMENNKPPIRTISPGRVYRNEAISARSHCFFHQVEGLYIDKDVSFADLKQTLQYFTTEMFGKSKIRLRPSYFPFTEPSAEIDVYWGLETETDYKITKGTGWLEIGGCGMVDPNVLENCKIDSTEYSGFAFGVGIDRIAMLLHQIGDIRLLSENDVRFLEQFKSSI; encoded by the coding sequence ATGATAGATAAGATAAAAGCACTTATAGCCGAGGCCGAAACTTTTAAAGCCCAATCAAAAGAAGAGGTAGAAGCGTTTCGTATAAAATATTTAGGCTCCAAAGGGTTGCTTAAAGGGTTCTATAGCGAACTTAAAAACGTGGCAAACGATCAGAAAAAAGAATTTGGCCAAACCATAAACACCCTAAAAAAAACAGCCGAAGATAAAGTAAATGCCTTAAAACAAGAGCTGGAAAGCAAAGAAGAAGTAAAAGGTATTTTTGGCGATTTATCACGCCCCGGCGAACCTATTCAAATTGGAGCGCGCCACCCTATTTCTATCGTAAAAAACCAAATTATAGATATCTTCGCCGGCATTGGTTTTAATGTTAGCGAAGGCCCCGAAATTGAGGATGATTGGCACAACTTTACCGCGTTAAACTTACCGGAATACCATCCGGCTCGCGATATGCAGGATACGTTTTTTATTCAAACCAATCCCGATATTTTACTGCGCACACACACCAGTTCGGTACAGGTGCGTTACATGGAAAACAATAAACCGCCCATTCGAACCATTTCTCCGGGTCGTGTTTACAGGAACGAAGCTATTTCGGCACGTTCGCACTGTTTTTTCCATCAAGTGGAAGGTTTGTATATTGATAAAGACGTGAGTTTTGCAGATTTAAAACAAACCCTTCAATATTTTACAACCGAAATGTTCGGGAAAAGCAAAATACGCTTGCGCCCGTCGTATTTTCCATTTACAGAACCAAGCGCCGAGATTGATGTGTATTGGGGACTGGAAACCGAAACCGATTACAAAATCACAAAAGGCACCGGTTGGCTGGAAATTGGTGGCTGCGGTATGGTAGACCCCAATGTATTGGAAAACTGCAAAATCGATTCCACTGAATATTCAGGATTTGCCTTTGGCGTTGGTATAGATCGTATTGCGATGCTATTGCACCAAATTGGCGATATTCGTTTGTTAAGTGAAAACGACGTTAGGTTTTTAGAGCAGTTTAAAAGTTCAATCTAA